From Pseudomonas alcaligenes, a single genomic window includes:
- a CDS encoding putative 2-aminoethylphosphonate ABC transporter ATP-binding protein, protein MATPLSVNMQVRDIHKGFGAFKALDGVSLDIAAGELVCLLGPSGCGKTTLLRCIAGLERQDHGSILIGSRDVSLLPPQARDYGILFQSYALFPNLTVEQNIGYGLAGNHRETIRNRVAEMLELVGLSGSEKKYPGQLSGGQQQRVALARALAPAPSLLLLDEPMSALDARVREHLCGELRQLQKRLGITTLMVTHNQDEAMLMADRIAVINHGRVEQFACPQDIYRAPATPFVAEFVGQGNWLPFERGEHGHVRVGDLSLRLHGEERHERGRLFCRPEAVVINPPVHEDNLFSAQMREITFLGNRCRLSFELDALPGHNLLAELEPQAMPKLAGAEIWVALPPRSLQVFA, encoded by the coding sequence ATGGCTACGCCGCTTTCCGTGAACATGCAGGTACGCGACATCCACAAGGGCTTCGGCGCCTTCAAGGCGCTGGACGGGGTGTCGCTGGATATCGCCGCCGGCGAGCTGGTGTGCCTGCTGGGCCCGTCCGGCTGCGGCAAGACCACCTTGCTGCGCTGCATCGCCGGGCTGGAGCGCCAGGATCACGGCAGCATCCTGATCGGCTCGCGGGATGTTTCCCTGCTGCCGCCGCAGGCCCGCGACTACGGCATCCTGTTCCAGTCCTACGCGCTGTTTCCCAACCTGACGGTGGAGCAGAACATCGGCTACGGCCTGGCCGGCAACCATCGCGAAACCATCCGTAACCGGGTGGCTGAAATGCTCGAGCTGGTTGGCCTGAGCGGCAGCGAGAAGAAGTACCCCGGCCAGCTCTCCGGCGGCCAGCAGCAGCGCGTGGCCCTGGCCCGTGCGCTGGCACCGGCACCTTCGCTGCTGTTGCTTGATGAGCCGATGTCGGCCCTCGATGCGCGGGTGCGCGAGCACCTGTGCGGCGAGCTGCGCCAGCTGCAGAAGCGCCTGGGCATCACCACCCTGATGGTCACCCACAACCAGGACGAGGCCATGCTGATGGCCGACCGCATCGCGGTGATCAACCACGGTCGCGTCGAGCAGTTTGCCTGCCCGCAGGATATCTACCGCGCGCCGGCCACGCCGTTCGTGGCCGAGTTCGTCGGTCAGGGCAACTGGCTGCCGTTCGAGCGGGGCGAGCATGGCCATGTGCGCGTCGGCGACCTCAGCCTGCGCCTGCACGGCGAGGAGCGGCACGAGCGCGGCCGGCTGTTCTGCCGCCCGGAAGCGGTGGTGATCAACCCGCCAGTGCACGAGGACAACCTGTTCAGCGCGCAGATGCGCGAGATCACCTTCCTCGGCAACCGCTGCCGCCTGAGTTTCGAACTGGATGCACTGCCGGGGCACAACCTGCTCGCCGAGCTGGAACCGCAGGCCATGCCCAAACTGGCCGGCGCGGAAATCTGGGTAGCGCTGCCGCCGCGCAGCCTGCAGGTGTTCGCCTGA
- a CDS encoding putative 2-aminoethylphosphonate ABC transporter substrate-binding protein has product MFKRTALAAGLLAACAFQAQANTELTVYTALEVEQLKAYKEAFEKQHPDIEIKWVRDSTGIVTAKLLAEKDRPQADVVWGLAGSSLAILKQQGMLEPYTPANLGQIASNYRDAANPPAWVGMDVWAATICFNSVEAEKQGLPKPTKWEDLTNPVYKDKIVMPNPASSGTGYLDVSAWLQTFGEAQGWAYMDKLHGNIGQYTHSGSKPCKLAAAGEFPIGISFEYPAVQLKRKGAPLDIVLPKEGLGWEIEATGIIKGTAHLDAARKLADFSASREAMDLYKANFAVLAQPGIAEPFQELPADYEQRLIKNDFAWASENRDKILAEWRKRYDGKSEPLPQ; this is encoded by the coding sequence ATGTTCAAACGCACCGCTCTGGCCGCCGGCCTGCTCGCCGCCTGCGCCTTCCAGGCCCAGGCCAATACTGAACTGACCGTTTACACCGCCCTCGAAGTGGAGCAGCTCAAGGCCTACAAGGAAGCCTTCGAGAAGCAGCACCCGGACATCGAGATCAAGTGGGTGCGCGACTCCACCGGTATCGTCACCGCCAAGCTGCTGGCCGAGAAGGATCGCCCGCAGGCCGATGTGGTCTGGGGCCTGGCCGGTTCAAGCCTGGCCATCCTCAAGCAGCAGGGCATGCTCGAGCCCTACACCCCGGCCAACCTCGGGCAGATCGCCAGTAACTACCGCGATGCCGCCAACCCGCCGGCCTGGGTCGGCATGGACGTGTGGGCCGCGACCATCTGCTTCAACAGCGTGGAAGCCGAGAAGCAGGGCCTGCCCAAGCCGACCAAGTGGGAAGACCTGACCAACCCGGTGTACAAGGACAAGATCGTCATGCCCAACCCGGCGTCGTCCGGCACCGGCTACCTGGATGTCAGCGCCTGGCTGCAGACCTTCGGCGAAGCCCAGGGCTGGGCCTACATGGACAAGCTGCACGGCAACATCGGCCAGTACACCCATTCCGGCTCCAAGCCGTGCAAGCTGGCCGCCGCCGGCGAATTCCCGATCGGCATTTCCTTCGAATACCCGGCCGTGCAGCTCAAGCGCAAAGGTGCGCCGCTGGACATCGTGCTGCCCAAGGAAGGCCTGGGCTGGGAAATCGAAGCCACCGGCATCATCAAGGGCACCGCGCACCTGGACGCCGCCAGGAAGCTCGCCGACTTTTCCGCCAGCCGCGAGGCGATGGATCTGTACAAGGCCAACTTCGCCGTACTGGCCCAGCCGGGTATCGCCGAGCCCTTCCAGGAGCTGCCGGCCGACTACGAGCAGCGCCTGATCAAGAACGACTTCGCCTGGGCCTCGGAGAACCGCGACAAGATCCTTGCCGAATGGCGCAAGCGCTACGACGGCAAATCCGAGCCGCTGCCTCAGTAA
- a CDS encoding HD domain-containing protein: MTAEQAVGTLFALCRQQAGAGYIGEAVSQLEHMAQAAELAQAEGADEELVLAAFCHDVGHFCVPLTAGNSMAGLGRQGHERVGAHWLRGLGFSARLAGLVARHVHAKRYLCWRDADYLAGLSPASRQTLDWQGGPMMREEALAFETDPLFADSLRLRRWDEAAKVEGRPVIDLGPLQQLALRVHLADGAATGS; the protein is encoded by the coding sequence ATGACGGCCGAGCAGGCGGTGGGCACGCTGTTCGCCCTGTGTCGCCAGCAGGCCGGGGCCGGCTATATCGGTGAGGCTGTCAGTCAGCTCGAGCACATGGCCCAGGCCGCCGAGCTGGCCCAGGCCGAAGGCGCCGACGAGGAGCTGGTGCTGGCTGCCTTCTGCCACGACGTCGGGCACTTCTGCGTACCGCTGACGGCTGGCAACAGCATGGCCGGCCTCGGTCGCCAGGGGCATGAGCGGGTGGGGGCGCACTGGCTGCGTGGCCTGGGCTTTTCCGCGCGCCTGGCCGGGCTGGTGGCGCGGCACGTACATGCCAAGCGCTACCTGTGCTGGCGCGATGCCGACTACCTGGCCGGCCTCAGCCCGGCCAGCCGGCAAACCCTGGACTGGCAGGGCGGGCCGATGATGCGCGAGGAGGCGCTGGCGTTCGAAACCGATCCGCTGTTCGCCGACAGCCTGCGCCTGCGGCGCTGGGACGAAGCGGCCAAGGTGGAAGGGCGACCGGTCATCGATCTGGGCCCGCTGCAGCAGCTGGCCCTGCGGGTGCACCTGGCTGATGGTGCGGCAACGGGGAGCTGA
- the cobG gene encoding precorrin-3B synthase, protein MNDSLPTVDPFVPRPSACPGLLRIVPALDGGICRVKLAGGELSSAQARAIAAAAETCASGVLELTNRSNLQIRGVRDADQAELIRRLLDAGLGPRVAGADDVRNLLLSPGAGLDPAAEFDVRPLAGQLLDLLQDNPELHALSAKFALQLDGGEALAMLEHPHDLWLSALPGGEWLAFGLAGCPLDKPLAAVTRAQALSLVDAVLHLFLELAEPSQTRMRQLLGALPVEEFLQRLQARLPFTLLRDESLQSWRRQPASTVPPLGALAQRQAGRQMLLAGAPLGRIDAGQLRGLAELAERHGDASLRLTPWQGVLLPNIAAAASAGVLTELAALGLLVDVREPLSQLLACTGSAACAKGLADTKGDARQLATLLAAGTARPQVHLCGCPRSCAAAHTASFTLLAQAGGRYQLYQRAAGAAGFGRLLAPSLSIAEAGEWFAAHPESGTSA, encoded by the coding sequence TTGAACGATTCCTTGCCCACTGTCGATCCGTTCGTGCCACGCCCCTCGGCGTGTCCCGGGCTGCTGCGCATCGTCCCGGCGCTGGACGGTGGCATCTGCCGGGTCAAGCTGGCCGGCGGTGAGCTGAGCAGCGCCCAGGCGCGGGCCATTGCCGCGGCGGCCGAGACCTGCGCCAGTGGCGTGCTGGAACTGACCAACCGCAGCAACCTGCAGATTCGCGGGGTGCGTGATGCTGACCAGGCCGAGCTGATCCGACGCCTGCTGGACGCTGGGCTCGGCCCGCGCGTGGCCGGTGCCGACGACGTGCGCAACCTGCTGCTCAGCCCGGGCGCCGGTCTCGATCCGGCTGCCGAATTCGACGTACGACCGCTGGCCGGGCAACTGCTCGACCTGTTGCAGGACAATCCCGAGCTGCATGCGCTGTCGGCCAAATTCGCCCTGCAGCTGGATGGCGGCGAAGCCCTGGCCATGCTCGAGCACCCGCACGACCTGTGGCTCAGCGCCTTGCCTGGCGGCGAGTGGCTGGCCTTCGGCCTGGCCGGCTGTCCGCTGGACAAGCCCCTGGCGGCGGTAACACGGGCCCAGGCACTGAGCCTGGTCGACGCCGTGCTGCACCTGTTTCTCGAACTGGCTGAGCCGTCCCAGACGCGTATGCGCCAGTTGCTCGGTGCATTGCCGGTCGAGGAGTTTCTCCAGCGCCTGCAGGCGCGTTTGCCATTCACCTTGTTGCGCGACGAATCCCTGCAGAGCTGGCGCCGTCAACCCGCCTCGACAGTGCCGCCATTGGGCGCACTGGCGCAGCGCCAGGCTGGTCGGCAGATGCTGCTGGCCGGTGCGCCGCTGGGGCGGATCGACGCCGGGCAGCTGCGCGGCCTGGCCGAGCTGGCCGAGCGCCATGGTGATGCCAGCCTGCGCCTGACCCCCTGGCAGGGCGTGCTGCTGCCGAATATTGCGGCCGCCGCAAGTGCTGGTGTGCTGACTGAACTGGCAGCGCTGGGCCTGCTGGTCGATGTGCGCGAGCCGCTGAGCCAACTGCTCGCCTGCACCGGTTCGGCCGCCTGCGCCAAGGGTCTGGCCGACACCAAGGGCGATGCCCGCCAACTGGCCACACTGCTGGCGGCCGGCACAGCGCGCCCGCAGGTGCACCTGTGCGGTTGCCCGCGTTCCTGCGCGGCCGCGCATACCGCTTCCTTCACCCTGCTGGCCCAGGCCGGCGGGCGTTATCAGCTCTATCAGCGCGCTGCGGGCGCGGCCGGTTTCGGTCGCCTGCTGGCGCCTTCCCTCAGCATCGCAGAGGCCGGTGAGTGGTTCGCCGCGCATCCCGAGTCAGGAACATCCGCATGA
- a CDS encoding ferredoxin, protein MSITPYVRVLLVGPDLQHGSYAELFQRQLTALRGAEALADIVDTSASYAGLWQQIRTCISAGQLPLLLIDLDPNSSSPYLDWLRSELQGIGNEQAVADRLFVARGNSEALESIDALIGQTDKHLGCVDVPSLPDAHAWSCIPPHSQRVLLCNGPRCTRRGALPLWKSLREQLKAAGKLECEGGVHITRTQCQFPCDQGPTLSLYPAGIWYQVRSEDDVRRLVQEQFVEGRPVAELIMSRD, encoded by the coding sequence ATGTCGATCACCCCCTACGTCCGCGTGCTGCTTGTCGGCCCCGACCTGCAGCACGGCTCCTACGCCGAACTGTTCCAGCGCCAGCTGACCGCCCTGCGTGGCGCTGAGGCGCTGGCCGATATCGTCGACACCAGCGCGAGCTACGCCGGACTGTGGCAGCAGATCCGCACCTGCATCAGCGCCGGGCAACTGCCGCTGCTGCTGATTGACCTCGACCCGAACAGCAGCAGCCCGTATCTGGACTGGCTGCGCAGCGAGCTGCAAGGCATCGGCAACGAGCAAGCGGTGGCGGATCGACTCTTCGTCGCCCGCGGCAACAGCGAAGCGCTGGAGAGCATCGACGCGCTGATCGGGCAGACCGACAAACACCTGGGCTGCGTCGACGTGCCCAGCCTGCCCGACGCCCACGCCTGGTCGTGCATCCCGCCACACAGCCAGCGCGTGCTGCTGTGCAACGGCCCGCGCTGCACCCGCCGCGGCGCCCTGCCGCTGTGGAAGTCGCTGCGCGAGCAGCTCAAGGCCGCCGGCAAGCTGGAGTGCGAGGGCGGCGTGCATATCACCCGCACCCAATGCCAGTTCCCCTGCGACCAGGGCCCGACCCTGAGCCTGTATCCGGCCGGCATCTGGTACCAGGTACGCAGCGAAGACGATGTGCGCCGCCTGGTGCAGGAGCAGTTCGTCGAAGGCCGCCCGGTGGCCGAACTGATCATGAGCCGCGACTGA
- the cbiE gene encoding precorrin-6y C5,15-methyltransferase (decarboxylating) subunit CbiE encodes MTAWLTVVGIGEDGYAGLGKAARRALLAAERIVGAPRQLELLPACIRAPREQWPSPFSLEPVLQRRGTPVCVLASGDPMLFGVGASLARQVPADELLILPAPSSYSLAAARLGWPLQDVTLLSVVARPLAALNAHIHAGQRLLILCNDGSSPAAIAALLRQRGFGPSRLSVLEHLGGPLERRIDGLAEGWALDEAAALNLMAVECLADEQATRLPLTCGLPDDVYQHDGQLTKRDVRAITLARLAPRPGELLWDVGAGCGSIGIEWMRSHPSCRAIAIEADSGRQQLIQHNRDALGVPALHLVAGAAPEALSGLQQPDAIFIGGGVTIPGVLAQCWQALKPGGRLIANAVTLQSEAALVNWRERHGGELTRIAVAQAQPLGGFDTWRSALPITLLECRKP; translated from the coding sequence ATGACGGCCTGGCTGACGGTGGTGGGAATCGGTGAAGACGGCTACGCCGGCCTGGGCAAGGCCGCGCGCCGTGCGCTGCTGGCCGCCGAGCGGATCGTCGGTGCGCCGCGCCAGCTCGAACTGCTGCCGGCCTGCATCCGCGCCCCGCGCGAGCAATGGCCCAGTCCGTTCAGCCTGGAACCTGTGCTGCAGCGGCGCGGCACGCCGGTCTGCGTGCTGGCCAGTGGCGACCCCATGCTGTTCGGCGTCGGCGCCAGCCTGGCGCGCCAGGTGCCAGCGGACGAACTGTTGATACTACCGGCACCCTCCTCCTACTCGCTGGCTGCCGCGCGCCTGGGCTGGCCGCTACAGGACGTCACCCTGCTGTCGGTGGTGGCCCGCCCGCTGGCCGCGCTCAATGCCCATATCCACGCTGGCCAGCGCCTGCTGATCCTGTGTAACGACGGCTCCAGCCCAGCCGCCATCGCCGCCCTGTTGCGCCAGCGCGGCTTCGGCCCCAGCCGCCTGAGCGTGCTGGAGCACCTGGGCGGCCCGCTGGAGCGACGCATCGACGGCCTGGCCGAAGGCTGGGCGCTGGACGAGGCCGCTGCACTCAACCTGATGGCGGTGGAATGCCTGGCCGACGAGCAGGCCACTCGCCTGCCGCTGACCTGCGGCCTGCCCGACGACGTCTACCAGCACGACGGCCAGCTGACCAAGCGCGACGTGCGCGCCATCACCCTGGCGCGCCTGGCGCCCCGCCCCGGCGAACTGCTGTGGGATGTCGGCGCCGGCTGCGGCTCGATCGGCATCGAGTGGATGCGCAGCCACCCCAGCTGCCGCGCCATCGCCATCGAAGCCGACAGCGGCCGCCAGCAGCTGATCCAGCACAACCGCGATGCCCTCGGCGTACCCGCCCTGCACCTGGTGGCCGGCGCCGCACCGGAAGCGCTGAGCGGGCTGCAGCAGCCGGACGCGATATTTATCGGCGGCGGCGTGACCATCCCCGGCGTCCTGGCACAGTGCTGGCAGGCGCTCAAGCCCGGCGGCCGGTTGATCGCCAATGCCGTGACCCTGCAGAGCGAGGCCGCATTGGTGAACTGGCGCGAACGGCATGGCGGCGAGCTGACCCGCATCGCCGTGGCCCAGGCTCAGCCGCTGGGCGGCTTCGACACCTGGCGCAGCGCCCTGCCGATCACCCTGCTGGAATGCCGCAAGCCGTGA
- a CDS encoding cobalt-precorrin-6A reductase, producing the protein MPQAVSPRILLLGGVGDALAIARRLGPEHIYSLAGLGKVPADLACQVRVGGFGGAEGLARFIAEQGIELLLDITHPYAAQISANAAQAAQATGIPCWALRRPGWQAGAQDDWREVADWAELSQALTAFRRPFFTLGREPLQHLDSIPPGQFWTIRMLDEHPGNDRARVIGTRGPFLLDDERALFASERFDVLVSKNSGGSATEAKLQVARERALPVLILARPALPLVTREFASGAELWQALQALPGDLG; encoded by the coding sequence ATGCCGCAAGCCGTGAGCCCGCGCATCCTCCTGCTTGGCGGCGTCGGCGATGCCCTGGCCATCGCCCGTCGCCTCGGCCCGGAGCATATCTACAGCCTGGCCGGGCTGGGCAAGGTGCCCGCCGACCTGGCCTGCCAGGTGCGCGTCGGTGGCTTCGGCGGCGCCGAGGGCCTGGCCCGTTTCATCGCCGAACAGGGTATCGAGCTGCTGCTCGACATCACCCATCCCTACGCCGCGCAGATCAGCGCCAATGCCGCGCAGGCCGCACAGGCGACCGGCATTCCCTGCTGGGCCCTGCGTCGTCCCGGCTGGCAGGCCGGCGCGCAGGACGACTGGCGCGAAGTGGCCGACTGGGCCGAGCTGAGCCAAGCACTGACCGCCTTCCGCCGGCCCTTCTTCACCCTCGGCCGCGAACCGCTGCAGCACCTCGACAGCATCCCGCCAGGGCAGTTCTGGACGATCCGCATGCTCGACGAACACCCCGGCAACGACCGCGCCCGGGTGATCGGCACGCGCGGCCCGTTCCTCCTCGACGACGAACGTGCGCTGTTCGCCAGCGAGCGCTTCGACGTGCTGGTCAGCAAGAACAGCGGCGGCAGCGCCACCGAGGCCAAGCTGCAAGTGGCGCGTGAACGTGCCCTGCCGGTGCTGATCCTGGCGCGCCCGGCGCTACCGCTGGTAACCCGCGAGTTCGCCAGCGGCGCCGAACTCTGGCAGGCGCTGCAAGCCTTGCCCGGTGACCTCGGGTAA
- the phnX gene encoding phosphonoacetaldehyde hydrolase, which translates to MHYQPPTRLQAAILDWAGTVVDFGSFAPTRIFVEAFASFDVELSLDEARGPMGMGKWDHIRTLCDQPAVAERFQRRFGRLPSDADVTAIYERFMPLQIAKVGEHSALIPGALECIAALRQRGLQIGSCSGYPKQVMDKVVELATAKGYSPDHVVATDEVPKGRPSPAQALANVIALGLDDVAGCVKVDDTEPGILEGRSAGMWTVALRFSGNFLGLTWEQYQALSTEQLAAERERIDGLFAASRPHYLIDTIADLPAVIDAINARLACGENPQAS; encoded by the coding sequence ATGCACTATCAACCGCCAACCCGCCTGCAAGCGGCCATCCTCGACTGGGCCGGCACCGTGGTCGACTTCGGTTCCTTCGCGCCGACCCGCATCTTCGTCGAGGCCTTCGCCAGCTTCGATGTCGAGCTCAGCCTGGACGAAGCCCGCGGGCCGATGGGCATGGGCAAGTGGGATCACATCCGCACCCTGTGCGACCAGCCGGCGGTGGCTGAACGCTTCCAGCGCCGCTTCGGCCGCTTGCCGAGTGACGCCGATGTCACCGCCATCTACGAACGCTTCATGCCGCTGCAGATCGCCAAAGTCGGCGAGCACTCGGCGCTGATCCCGGGTGCGCTGGAGTGCATCGCCGCGCTGCGCCAGCGCGGGCTGCAGATCGGCAGCTGCTCCGGCTACCCCAAGCAGGTGATGGACAAGGTGGTCGAGCTGGCTACCGCCAAGGGCTACAGCCCGGATCACGTGGTGGCCACCGATGAAGTGCCCAAGGGCCGGCCGAGCCCGGCACAGGCATTGGCCAACGTGATTGCCCTCGGCCTCGACGATGTCGCCGGCTGCGTCAAGGTCGACGACACCGAGCCCGGCATTCTCGAAGGCCGCAGCGCCGGCATGTGGACGGTGGCCCTGCGCTTTTCCGGCAACTTCCTCGGCCTGACCTGGGAGCAGTACCAGGCGCTGAGTACCGAGCAGCTGGCTGCCGAGCGTGAGCGCATCGACGGCCTGTTCGCCGCCAGCCGCCCGCATTACCTGATCGACACCATTGCCGACCTGCCCGCCGTGATCGACGCGATCAACGCACGCCTGGCCTGCGGCGAAAACCCGCAAGCCAGCTGA
- a CDS encoding putative 2-aminoethylphosphonate ABC transporter permease subunit, with protein sequence MQRVLTMTPATARRSLPADLADRLFVLGGQWLLLVLLILAVLLPLLAMLWRGFSGEDGQGGGLQAALTLFGSANFRWLLGNSLSVSLTVAGIVVPLAYAFAYALQRTCMPGKPLWRSISLLPLLAPSMLPGIALIYLFGNQGVLRHLLADNIYGFWGIVLGQAIYTFPHALMVLLSALALADARLFDAASSMGASPWRAFRSITWPGSRQGVFAAFCLVFTLCVTDFGVPVVVGGDYQVLALEAYKAVVGQQQFGRGALIGMVLLVPALLSFAVDLWLRRRQRDAMSGRAQVYHPQPSGRRDLAFLLVTVLICSVLLGVFGMAIYSSLVKFWPYDLSLSLQHYAFSELPGGWLAYRNSLLLAVCSALFGSLLIFTGAYLMEKTRQSPLTQALRLLSFVPMAVPGLVLGLGYVFFFNLPGNPLSGLYGSLTLLVVCTIAHFLTTAQMTASAALRQLDGEFEAAALSLKVPLLRHFCRVTLPICLPALLDIIRYLFVSAMTTVSAAIFLYSPDSVLAAVAVLNMDDAGNVGGAAAMSTLILLTSAGVSLLLAGLSRGLLRRSQAWRMPAPGH encoded by the coding sequence ATGCAACGCGTGCTGACTATGACGCCTGCTACCGCGCGGCGCAGCCTGCCCGCCGACCTGGCCGACCGCCTGTTCGTGCTCGGCGGCCAATGGTTGCTGCTGGTGCTGCTGATCCTCGCCGTGCTGCTGCCGTTGCTGGCCATGCTTTGGCGCGGCTTCAGCGGCGAAGACGGGCAGGGCGGTGGCCTGCAGGCAGCGCTGACGCTGTTCGGCAGCGCCAACTTCCGCTGGCTGCTGGGCAACAGCCTGAGCGTGTCGCTGACTGTGGCCGGCATTGTGGTGCCGCTGGCCTATGCCTTCGCCTACGCCCTGCAGCGCACCTGCATGCCGGGCAAGCCGCTGTGGCGCAGCATTTCCCTGCTGCCGTTGCTGGCGCCATCGATGCTGCCGGGGATCGCGCTGATCTACCTGTTCGGCAACCAGGGCGTGCTGCGGCATCTGCTGGCGGACAATATCTACGGCTTCTGGGGCATCGTCCTTGGCCAGGCGATCTACACCTTCCCACATGCGCTGATGGTGCTGCTCTCGGCGCTGGCGCTGGCCGATGCGCGGCTGTTCGACGCCGCGTCGAGCATGGGGGCCTCACCGTGGCGGGCGTTTCGCAGCATCACCTGGCCGGGCAGCCGCCAGGGCGTGTTCGCCGCCTTCTGCCTGGTGTTCACCCTGTGCGTCACCGATTTCGGCGTGCCAGTGGTGGTCGGTGGCGATTATCAGGTGCTGGCGCTGGAGGCCTACAAGGCGGTGGTCGGCCAGCAACAGTTCGGCCGCGGGGCGCTGATCGGCATGGTACTGCTGGTGCCGGCGCTGCTCAGCTTCGCCGTCGACCTGTGGCTGCGCCGTCGTCAGCGCGATGCCATGAGCGGCCGCGCGCAGGTCTATCACCCGCAGCCGTCAGGGCGCCGCGACCTGGCATTTTTGCTGGTGACCGTGCTGATCTGCAGCGTTTTGCTCGGCGTGTTCGGCATGGCGATCTACTCGTCGCTGGTCAAGTTCTGGCCCTACGACCTGTCGCTGTCGCTGCAGCACTACGCCTTCTCCGAGTTGCCCGGCGGCTGGCTGGCCTATCGCAACAGCCTGCTGCTGGCGGTGTGCAGCGCGCTGTTCGGCAGCCTGCTGATCTTCACCGGTGCCTACCTGATGGAGAAGACCCGGCAGAGCCCGCTGACCCAGGCCCTGCGCCTGCTCAGCTTCGTGCCGATGGCGGTGCCCGGCCTGGTGCTGGGCCTGGGCTACGTGTTCTTTTTCAACCTGCCGGGCAACCCGCTGAGCGGCCTGTACGGCAGCCTGACCCTGCTGGTGGTGTGCACCATCGCGCACTTCCTCACCACCGCACAGATGACCGCCAGCGCCGCGCTGCGCCAGCTCGACGGCGAGTTCGAGGCCGCCGCGCTGTCGCTCAAGGTGCCGCTGCTGCGCCACTTCTGCCGCGTGACCCTGCCGATCTGCCTGCCGGCGCTGCTCGACATCATCCGCTACCTGTTCGTCTCGGCGATGACCACGGTGTCGGCGGCGATCTTCCTCTACAGCCCGGACAGCGTGCTCGCCGCCGTGGCCGTGCTGAACATGGACGACGCCGGCAACGTCGGCGGCGCGGCCGCCATGTCGACCCTGATCCTGCTCACTTCCGCCGGCGTGTCGTTGCTGCTCGCCGGTCTGTCGCGCGGCCTGCTGCGCCGCTCCCAGGCCTGGCGCATGCCGGCGCCCGGTCACTGA
- a CDS encoding TIGR03364 family FAD-dependent oxidoreductase, whose translation MSQHDCDLLVVGAGILGLAHAWAGAKRGLKVKVFERTHTPLGASIRNFGQALVGGQAPGPMLDLARQAHGLWGELGQAAGLQLHRQGSLLFARSEAEEALLEAFVAGRGRELGYRTELLRGSALREMYDGRFAHHRAALHGLDDQQLYSREALPQIVSHLARDLGVEFHFSTLVRDVEPGRVLTTAGRYSARHIVVCSGHDYQTLLAEHMARLQPQVCALQMLRARPLQPLALRHAVLTGLSCVHYGAFADLPQAEAIRAQIRAQQPELESLGIHLLISPTPYGELIIGDSHAYGSDVSPFNAEAVDRILIELAEHTLGGGIEVLERWQGVYGARGPGPFSVLPVAEGVTAVLMHTGLGMSVGLALGERSVAALLGECAWPSAQAA comes from the coding sequence ATGAGTCAGCACGACTGCGACCTGCTGGTCGTCGGCGCCGGCATCCTCGGCCTCGCCCATGCCTGGGCTGGCGCCAAACGCGGCCTCAAGGTCAAGGTATTCGAGCGCACCCACACACCGCTGGGGGCGTCGATCCGCAACTTCGGCCAGGCGCTGGTCGGTGGCCAGGCGCCGGGGCCGATGCTCGACCTGGCGCGCCAGGCTCACGGCCTGTGGGGCGAGCTGGGCCAGGCCGCCGGCCTGCAGCTGCACCGCCAGGGTTCGCTGCTGTTCGCCCGCAGCGAAGCCGAGGAGGCGCTGCTGGAGGCCTTCGTCGCCGGTCGTGGGCGTGAGCTGGGCTACCGCACCGAGCTGCTGCGTGGCAGCGCCTTGCGCGAGATGTACGACGGCCGCTTCGCCCATCACCGTGCCGCATTGCATGGTCTCGACGACCAGCAACTGTATTCGCGCGAAGCCTTGCCGCAGATCGTCAGCCACCTGGCGCGCGATCTCGGCGTCGAGTTCCATTTCTCCACCCTGGTGCGCGACGTGGAGCCGGGCCGGGTGCTGACCACTGCCGGGCGCTACAGTGCCCGGCACATCGTGGTGTGCTCCGGCCACGACTACCAGACCCTGCTGGCCGAGCACATGGCCCGCCTGCAACCGCAGGTATGCGCCCTGCAGATGCTCCGCGCGCGCCCGTTGCAGCCCCTGGCCTTGCGTCATGCCGTGCTCACCGGCCTCAGCTGCGTGCATTACGGCGCCTTTGCCGACCTGCCGCAGGCCGAGGCCATCCGCGCGCAGATCCGCGCCCAGCAGCCGGAGCTGGAAAGCCTCGGCATCCACCTGCTGATCAGCCCCACACCCTATGGCGAGCTGATCATCGGTGACTCCCATGCCTATGGCAGCGATGTTTCGCCGTTCAACGCCGAAGCGGTCGACCGCATTCTCATCGAGCTGGCCGAGCACACCCTGGGTGGCGGCATCGAGGTGCTCGAGCGCTGGCAGGGCGTGTACGGCGCACGCGGGCCGGGGCCGTTCAGCGTACTGCCGGTGGCCGAGGGGGTGACCGCGGTGCTGATGCATACCGGTCTGGGCATGAGCGTCGGTCTGGCCCTGGGCGAGCGCAGTGTGGCGGCCTTGCTCGGCGAATGCGCCTGGCCGAGTGCCCAGGCGGCATGA